In one Thermanaerovibrio velox DSM 12556 genomic region, the following are encoded:
- a CDS encoding PTS lactose/cellobiose transporter subunit IIA yields MGEDEKAVFKIISMAGDAFSRMMEAAACARGGDFSGALERMEQAEALIVEAHKVQTSLLVGEARGDQVNVTMLMVHAQDHLMNAMLAKPLVGEIINLYQVIHDGRVSG; encoded by the coding sequence TTGGGAGAGGACGAGAAGGCGGTTTTTAAGATCATATCCATGGCGGGGGATGCGTTTTCCAGGATGATGGAGGCCGCCGCCTGTGCCAGGGGAGGGGATTTCAGCGGTGCTCTGGAGAGGATGGAGCAGGCGGAGGCGTTGATAGTGGAGGCCCACAAGGTTCAGACGTCCCTCCTCGTTGGGGAGGCCCGGGGAGATCAGGTCAACGTGACCATGTTGATGGTGCACGCTCAGGATCACCTGATGAACGCCATGCTGGCTAAACCCTTGGTGGGGGAGATCATAAACCTTTATCAGGTCATCCATGATGGGAGGGTTTCAGGTTGA
- a CDS encoding N(4)-(beta-N-acetylglucosaminyl)-L-asparaginase produces the protein MSQVIPVGWVIGGTWRMCLEGISLGGRILAEGGSAGDAVCEAVKVVEDEPRYKSVGFGGLPNGDCQVELDAAFMDGDTLDFGAVAAVRDVKNPVMLARRLSSERFNTFLVGQGAQDFARVELFEMRNMLTPRAKRAHEIRRRRMLEENLSPYDGHDTVGVVALDLRGSMACATSTSGLFMKRPGRVGDSPLCGSGLYCDSRMGAAVATGLGEDIMKGALSYETVRLMGEGFSADRAARRALREFEARVLSRGRKVGAISIICCSPRGDIGVATNVEFSFAWGSSCSDPKVYIARPTGEDGDLSVEEASSHWLEAYERRLNLPPEEVF, from the coding sequence TTGAGCCAGGTCATCCCTGTCGGTTGGGTCATAGGCGGCACCTGGAGGATGTGTTTGGAGGGGATCTCCCTCGGCGGGCGGATCCTTGCGGAGGGTGGTAGTGCTGGTGATGCGGTCTGTGAGGCGGTTAAGGTGGTGGAGGATGAGCCCCGTTACAAGTCCGTTGGGTTTGGGGGGCTGCCCAATGGGGACTGTCAGGTGGAGTTGGACGCGGCCTTCATGGACGGAGACACCCTTGACTTTGGTGCCGTAGCTGCGGTGCGGGACGTAAAAAACCCCGTGATGTTGGCAAGAAGGCTGAGCTCCGAGCGATTCAACACGTTCCTGGTGGGTCAGGGTGCCCAGGACTTTGCCAGGGTTGAGCTATTTGAGATGCGCAACATGCTTACCCCAAGGGCCAAGAGGGCCCATGAGATAAGGCGCCGCAGGATGTTGGAGGAGAACCTATCCCCTTACGACGGCCATGACACCGTTGGGGTGGTGGCGTTGGACCTGAGGGGATCCATGGCCTGCGCGACCTCCACCAGCGGACTTTTCATGAAGCGTCCTGGACGGGTTGGGGACTCCCCGCTCTGCGGTTCTGGACTTTATTGCGACAGCCGCATGGGAGCTGCGGTGGCCACAGGCCTTGGGGAGGACATCATGAAGGGGGCATTGTCCTACGAGACGGTTCGCCTGATGGGAGAGGGATTTTCGGCGGACAGGGCTGCCAGGAGGGCCTTGAGGGAGTTTGAAGCCCGTGTGCTAAGCAGGGGTAGAAAGGTGGGGGCGATATCGATAATCTGCTGTTCCCCTCGGGGCGACATAGGAGTTGCCACAAACGTGGAGTTCTCGTTCGCATGGGGTTCGAGCTGCTCGGATCCTAAGGTCTACATAGCCCGTCCGACTGGGGAAGATGGGGATCTTTCGGTGGAGGAGGCGTCTTCCCATTGGCTGGAAGCCTATGAAAGACGCCTTAACCTTCCGCCGGAAGAGGTCTTCTGA